The window AAGAGCACAACCTTACAACATGAACTCGTCCGTAATGTGCTTGGCCTGTTTTCAGTTTTCACGGAAAACAGATTCAATTATAATTCATTATCAGTAATGTGTAATTTATTTTCATATAATGTAAAATCACCTGCCAATGTTTTAATAATAAATTAATTCTAAACCTCAATCCTCCATTTGCATGTTTTTTGCAATTGAATCATTTTTAAATGTTATCCTAATAGCTCCACAGTTTCACATCTGATTGCTTTTAACTTTGAAATCCTGAGCACAGGATTCAATAATAGTTTGACTGCAAGTTACTTGGTAAATTGACAAatttgctgttgttgtttttttaaatgtaagagAAGTTCTAGTTCAAGAAATGGAAAATATCTGTGCTATTCTTTCAATGTGTGTTTTGCATTTGTGCTGCATTGTACTTCATATGTTTATGTTTTATGTCCCACATCATTTACAGGTAACAAGATGTATGTTCATCCTGAATCCCCAAACACTGGCGCTCACTGGATGAGGCAAGAGATCTCCTTCGGCAAACTGAAGCTGACCAACAACAAAGGGGCAAACAACAATAACACACAGGTGAGGCCTACACCATCATTTAgcttttttcattttttaattgCGACTCAAATGATTTGGGCTACTTTTAAAAAGCTATCTTTGGTATTCTAGTAGGCATAAGAGATCACAAATGAGTCTAAAAAAACACCGTTTTCTTTTATTTTGAGAGTGCTATCGGCAAGAGTCTCCAAAATGTAATTGGTGATGTGACAAATAACCAACCACAGAAACTGTTTCGAAAGCATTCCACGAGAACCCCAAGCTCTAACTTTGAATTCACACTTTTTTTCTTGTAGATGATTGTCTTGCAGTCTCTTCATAAATACCAGCCTCGGCTCCACATCGTGGAGGTCACagaagagggagtggaggacGTAGGCAGTGAGGCTAAGACACAGACTTTTACCTTCCCGGAGAACCAGTTCATCGCAGTCACTGCCTACCAGAATACAGATGTAAGATACCCACTACTATCATCTTATCTAAATAAGAAACATCTTATCTGCTTAAGATTTTTCTTAAGTTTCTATATTGACTGTGTctataaaatgtgtttttgtcaacACTGCCGACCATGGCTTGAACATGTATCTTCTCTCCTTTCCAGATCACACAGCTTAAAATCGACCACAACCCCTTTGCTAAAGGCTTCAGAGACAACTATGACTCGTAAGTGACAATGACTTGCATCCTATTTTGCATGCGGTTTTGTCGCCATTTTTTACTGCTCTGCTACTTTTAGTGTCAAGTGTGAACTTGTTTTTCTCTTGCAAATTACTCATCCTTGgacctttgtctctctcttccacaGGATGTATACAGCCCCAGAGGGTGACAGACTGACTCCCTCTCCGACAGCCTCCCCTCGCTCTCACCAGATTGTGCCGGGTGCCCGCTATGCCATGCAGCCCTTCTTCCAGGACCAGTTTGTCAACAACCTGCCCCAGAACCGCTTCTACACTGGGGAGCGGGCTGTGCCCCAGACCAACAGTCTTCTCTCCCCCCAGGCCGAAGACGTCGGGGCCAGCTCGGCTCAGCGCTGGTTTGTCACCCCAGTCCAGCAGTCAGGCTCCAACAAGCTGGACCTGTCCTACGACCAGGACTACTCAGCCAGCAGTTTGCTGTCCTACGGCATTAAGCCCCTGCCCCTCCAAACCTCCCACGCCCTCAGCTACTACCCCGACTCGGCTTTCGCCTCAATGGCGGCCAGCTGGGGCACCAGAAGCACTTACCAGAGAAAGATGACCACAGGCCTGCCCTGGTCCCCTCGGCCCAGCCCCCCAGCCTTCACAGACGACCAACTGGCTGCTAGCAAAGACAAGCTGCCCGAGGAGAGCACCGCAGCCTCCACCTGGATCGAGACCTCCCACTCGCTGAAATCTGTGGACTCTAACGATTCGGGCGTGTACTCCATGGTCTGCAAGAGACGCCGGATGTCACCTGGTGGGTCGAGCACAGAGAACTCGCCCACCATCAAGTGTGAGGACTTGACCACAGCGGAAGAGTTCAACAAAGACAACCCCAAAGGCATGGGCTACTATGCCTTCTACACAAGCCCCTAAAAAGACTGTATTTATTCAAATCGTATAATTTGTTGTTTTTAATTCAGTGCTCCCCTTTACCTTTTAAACACCCTTTATTAACTTTTATCTAAAAGGTGCCAAAGCTTCTTGCTCCCAAGCAAGCTGCACAAGCTCACCCCACAACCCCATacctgaacacacacatgcattgtgACAAATTGTTGTTTTTAAAACATGTCCCCAggtaattttattttttacaaatgtgattttatttaaaGTAATTTCGTTGTACAGTATTTGTGCACTTTAGTATGTGATGTATCTTGTACAAATTGTCTTCATGGAGGTGTTATGAAATGGGTAATAAAAACAATCTTTCATAAACAATCGTCCCACTTTGCAAATTGAGTCTTGAAATGACGTTGCCACAAGCAGCAGCGCATATATTTAGATGCAAGACTTCGCTCTCTTACATTCACACATAGTATCTGCATATGTACAAAGGCTCACTACATGCTGCTCACAGCGTGGTAGCCAGGGTACGAAAACAGCAAAGAAGTTGAGCCTCACTCTTCTACACTCTTTTGTTGTGGaaataaataaaagtttattTTTGTCGcctacacagtttagcagatgttatagcaaCGGGTGCAgctaaatgcttatgttactagctcctaacaatgctGCATAAAGTCAAACAGCACTAATaatcccccccaaaatgtttATAAGAAGTTTTGGAACTAATCCAAtttaacaacccaaatagcactgtaacagtaatccaaatgcaatctatGTGTATATACACCATAAGAATTTAAACAAGATATAGTAAGAATGATGTGTGCATCAATAGATCTATTagtgagctatgtcaagaatATTATATAAATTAATATGCGGTGTGTATAAACAGCAAATAAAATCCAATGTATAGTAGTAATATTAGAATGAGCTATGTTGAGAATACAGTGTTTAAATAGACAGTACAAAACCCCATTGCGAAAtggatagaattgcaggaaattatcttATGAACCAGAGTCCGGGAAtatactgtgtacaaaacattaggaacaccttcctaatattgagttgcaccctcttttgccctcaAGAACAatctcaattcgttggggcatggactctacagtgccttcggaaagtattcagaccccttccaaaCTTCTCTCATTTAAGAATGGCTTGATTTGGAAAGtctcacacctgtctacataaagCAAAAACCATGTCCAGTCAATGGAAGTTACCACAGGTGCACacgaatcaagttgtagaagcatctcaaatgatgattaatggaaactggatgcacctgagctcaatttagagtttcatagcaaagggtctgaatacttatgtaaataaggtatttctgtttttgagttttaatacatttgcaaaaaatctccaaaaagcttttttttctttgccattatggggcattgtgtgtagattgctgaggattcctttttttaatgtaaaatatttttagattaaggctgtaacgtaacaaaatggaaACTGTTGAGTTTGAAAAatacagcagcgttgcagttcttgacacactcaaactggtgtgcctggcacctactacctaccatatcccgttcaaaggcactgacatcttttgtcttgcccattcaccctttgaacggcacacatacacaatccatgtctcatttatttcaagacttaaaaatccttctttaacctgtctcctccccttcatatacactgattgaagtggatttaacaagtaacatcaataagtgtaaatagctttcacctgggttcacctggtcagtttatgttgTGGAAAGAGTGGgtgttctgtacactcagtgtatacagtgcattcggaaattaatcagaccctttgactttttccacattttgttacgttacagccttattctagaatttattaaattgtttatttttctcatcagtctacacacaataccccatagtgataaatccaaaatatattttatgaaaTTTTTgctaatatatttaaaaaaatatcacatttacacaagtattcagactctttactcagtactttgttgaagcacctttggtagtgattacagcctcaagtcttcttgggtatgacgctacaagcttggcataggtgtatttggggagtttctcccattcctctctgcagatcctctcaagctctgtcagtttggatggggagcgttgctgtacTGCTCTTTCAGGTCTCgacagagatgtttgatcgggttcaagtccgaatctctggctgggccactcaaggacattcagagacttgtcccaaagcccctCCTGtgttctcttggctgtgtgcttagggttattgtcctgttggaaggtgaaccttctcccaagtctaaggtcctgagtgctctggagcatgttttcatcaagtatctcactgtactttgctctattcatctttgcctcaatcgtGACTAGTCTCCCGCAGCATGATGTTGAAATCAACATGCTTCACCAtaatgatggtgccaggtttccttcagatgtgacgcttggcattaaggccaaagagttcaatccgggcagccagctctaggaaaagtcttggaggttccaaacttcttccatttaagaatgatggaggccactgtgttcttggggaccttcaatgctgcagaaatgttttggtacccttccccagatctgtgcctcaacacaatcctgcctcggagctctacggaaaattattttgacctcatggattgtttttttgctctgacatggactgtcaaccgtgggaccttatatagacatttgaatttaccacaggtggacggactcaagttgtagaaacatctcaaggatgatcaatggaaataggatgcatctgagctaaatttcgagtctcatagcaaagggtctgaatacttatctaaacaaggtatttctgttttttatttccaaaaaaaaaaattgctgaaggaaaaaaacatttattaagaataaggctgtaacgttacaaaatgtggaaaaagtaaagggttctgaataccttccgaaggcACCGAATGTATTGACTGTGaatggtgtatagacagtatggacagtatgtgaattattgctgagcgattagtgcttttagAAGTCAGTTCGGTTTCAGTTTGATTAGAAAAAAATGGTTACGTTTTTTGATTTTGTTTCGATAAAAAAAGACTTTAAAtacactatgcattatgtgggttaaatgctgtaacaacacagaataaaactatTAATACTAAGTAATATTAGGTCCCATGATGGTGGCGACTACCCATTACTGTTTGTTACTTATTAACCATAATGTATTACTtttataaaatatttcagttgtgtatattatcTGTTTTAGGcctatttgatgactttattatttcattccaagtcatcatctcatctctatagaactgctgcctatgctgtctgacaaaccactattttagtagttcttcaaagtaaataaggcatatttGGATAAGTAAcatcagtggcgacccgtcattcagggcaggtggaaCAGAGCCCAACCTGTTTTGAGCCCCTCATTTTGGTTCCAAAATTGCAAAGAAAACAAGACTCAAGTTTATGTGATGGACCTCATTCATCTACAAAGAACACGACCACATCCATATTATAGATAATCATTTACTGATAATTATTGTTATTAATGTTTGCCCATTATTACTACAATCGGTGAGTTAATTCAATACGACACGACAGTATGGTGGTGGTTGTGTAAGGCCTGGGTGTCAGCATCGCAATAGTTCACCACCATCAAGCAACATACAAATCCAACAAAAACCAGACTGATAACTGTA of the Oncorhynchus kisutch isolate 150728-3 linkage group LG17, Okis_V2, whole genome shotgun sequence genome contains:
- the LOC109907668 gene encoding eomesodermin-like is translated as MQLENILPSASTINLPKTFYNLTSSDSANNSPGQSQIEYQVDRTESETRNGPNKYLSGVGNAMMGEGEGDAFSGTKATPDGRKGSPMVGEDDLSTGRRYNIDELGSDRYFISSSQTSSDMANPCSLFPYAGQTGTVYSGSNGSRYSSLHYGSVLPPTGFSSSVCTSRSQFGSSYQFGQGPGCLYPSYPGTGSCIGSMALPGSTPGARAQVYLCNRPLWLKFHRFQTEMIITKQGRRMFPFLSFNITGLNLTAHYNVFVEVVLADPNHWRFQGGKWVTCGKADNNMQGNKMYVHPESPNTGAHWMRQEISFGKLKLTNNKGANNNNTQMIVLQSLHKYQPRLHIVEVTEEGVEDVGSEAKTQTFTFPENQFIAVTAYQNTDITQLKIDHNPFAKGFRDNYDSMYTAPEGDRLTPSPTASPRSHQIVPGARYAMQPFFQDQFVNNLPQNRFYTGERAVPQTNSLLSPQAEDVGASSAQRWFVTPVQQSGSNKLDLSYDQDYSASSLLSYGIKPLPLQTSHALSYYPDSAFASMAASWGTRSTYQRKMTTGLPWSPRPSPPAFTDDQLAASKDKLPEESTAASTWIETSHSLKSVDSNDSGVYSMVCKRRRMSPGGSSTENSPTIKCEDLTTAEEFNKDNPKGMGYYAFYTSP